ATGAACACGCCGTTCGGCAATTCGATCACCACCGCCGAGCACGCCATCACCATGATGCTGGCGCTGGCCCGCGAGATCCCGGCGGCCGACGCCTCGACCCAGGCCGGCAAGTGGGAGAAGAACCGCTTCATGGGCGTCGAGATCACCGCCAAGACGCTCGGCGTGATCGGCTGCGGCAATATCGGCTCGATCGCCGCCGACCGCGCGCTCGGCCTGAAGATGAAGGTGATCGCGTTCGATCCGTTCCTGTCGCCGGAGCGCGCGCGCGATCTCGGCGTCGAGAAGGTCGAGCTCGAAGACCTGTTCAAGCGCGCCGATTTCATCACGCTGCACACCCCGCTCACCGACAAGACCAAGAACATCATCGACGCCGCCGCCATCGCCAAGATGAAGAAGGGCGTCCGCATCATCAATTGTGCCCGCGGCGGTCTGGTCGACGAGCAGGCGCTCGCCGAGGCGCTGAAGTCCGGCCAGGTCGCCGGCGCGGCGTTCGACGTGTTCTCCGAAGAGCCGGCGACCAGCAACGTGCTGTTCGGCCTGCCCAACGTGATCTGCACCCCGCATCTCGGCGCCTCGACCACCGAAGCGCAGGAGAACGTCGCGCTGCAGGTCGCCGAACAGATGAGCGACTATCTGCTCAACGGCGCCATCACCAACGCCGTCAACTTCCCGTCGATCACCGCCGAAGAAGCGCCGAAGCTGAAGCCGTTCATCGAGCTGGCCGAAAAGCTCGGCTCGTTCGCCGGCCAATTGACCGAAACGGGCATCACCAAGGTCACCATCACCTACGAGGGTGAAGTCGCCGAGATGAAGATCAAGGCGCTGACCTCCGCGGTGCTGTCGGGTCTGCTGCGGCCGATGCTGGGCGACATCAACGTCGTCTCCGCGCCGGTGATCGCCAAGGAGCGCGGCATGGTGGTGGACGAGATCGTCCGCGCCGCCGAGAGCGACTACGAGAGCCTGATCACCCTGACGGTCGCCACCGAGAAGCAGGAACGCTCGGTGTCCGGCACCGTCTATGCCGACGGCAAGCCGCGCCTGGTCGACATCAAGGGCATTCGCGTCGACGCCGAATTCGGCCAATCGATGATCTACGTCACCAACGAGGACAAGCCGGGCTTCATCGGCAAGTTCGCGAGCCTGCTGGGTGACGCCAAGGTCAACATCGCCACCTTCAATCTCGGCCGCCACAGCCAGGGCGGCGACGCCATCGCGCTGGTCGAGATCGACGGCCCGGCGCCCGCCGACGTCATCGCCAAGGTGCAGGCGCTGCCGCAGGTGAAGCAGGCCAAAGCGCTGGCGTTCTGAGACTTTCGCCTTAGCAAATCGGCGACAGACGATGAAATCCCTCCCTCGCGGGAGGGATTTTGCGTTCCGCTGTGCGGCAAAAGACACAAGCTGTGCAAAGTAACACTA
The DNA window shown above is from Rhodopseudomonas palustris HaA2 and carries:
- the serA gene encoding phosphoglycerate dehydrogenase; translated protein: MTAPKVLISDALSEAAVQIFKDRGIDVDFQPALGKDKEKLAEIIGNYDGLAIRSATKATAKILEKATRLKVIGRAGIGVDNVEIPAATAKGVIVMNTPFGNSITTAEHAITMMLALAREIPAADASTQAGKWEKNRFMGVEITAKTLGVIGCGNIGSIAADRALGLKMKVIAFDPFLSPERARDLGVEKVELEDLFKRADFITLHTPLTDKTKNIIDAAAIAKMKKGVRIINCARGGLVDEQALAEALKSGQVAGAAFDVFSEEPATSNVLFGLPNVICTPHLGASTTEAQENVALQVAEQMSDYLLNGAITNAVNFPSITAEEAPKLKPFIELAEKLGSFAGQLTETGITKVTITYEGEVAEMKIKALTSAVLSGLLRPMLGDINVVSAPVIAKERGMVVDEIVRAAESDYESLITLTVATEKQERSVSGTVYADGKPRLVDIKGIRVDAEFGQSMIYVTNEDKPGFIGKFASLLGDAKVNIATFNLGRHSQGGDAIALVEIDGPAPADVIAKVQALPQVKQAKALAF